A window from Nitrospira sp. ND1 encodes these proteins:
- a CDS encoding ABC transporter permease has protein sequence MPAFILLTVMTALRILSRNRLRAGLTMLGIVIGVGAVIAMVSIGQGARAAVQAQVASMGTNVIIIMPGSTTVGGVRGGQGGAVTLTVGDAADLKKRSPLLSDTGWAKRDVMQIVNGNRNWNGPVNGISPSYLTIRDWSFTSGGPFTHTDLESAARVALIGQTTLENLFDSGEDAIGATIRIKNVPFQVVGVLAPKGQSAQGSDQDDVIFIPFTTAERKVFGSQFLGSVGALFASTEQSADLPEAVDQIREVLRARHRLQGEQADDFTIRTQVDIGKVQESTSQTLTVMLFAIASVSLLVGGIGIMNILLVSVTERTREIGVRMAVGAKRLHILMQFLIEAVTLSLFGGVIGVIVGIVGARLTTVIAGWPTIISFDAIMTAFVFSLAVGLFFGLYPANKAARLNPIEALRYE, from the coding sequence ATGCCGGCTTTTATTCTTCTCACCGTGATGACCGCGCTGCGTATTCTCAGTCGGAACCGGCTTCGCGCCGGCCTGACCATGCTCGGCATCGTCATCGGTGTGGGCGCGGTGATTGCGATGGTGAGTATCGGGCAGGGCGCCCGCGCGGCAGTGCAGGCACAGGTGGCTAGCATGGGGACCAACGTGATCATCATCATGCCGGGATCCACCACCGTCGGCGGGGTGCGGGGCGGACAGGGCGGTGCCGTAACGTTAACAGTCGGAGACGCAGCCGACTTGAAAAAGCGAAGTCCCCTGTTGTCGGACACCGGCTGGGCCAAGCGGGATGTCATGCAAATCGTCAACGGCAACCGCAACTGGAACGGGCCCGTCAACGGGATCTCTCCGAGTTATCTCACGATTCGGGACTGGTCGTTCACCAGTGGAGGACCGTTTACGCACACCGACTTGGAGAGCGCGGCTCGCGTGGCGCTGATCGGACAGACGACGCTGGAAAATCTCTTTGATTCCGGCGAGGATGCGATCGGTGCGACGATTCGCATCAAGAATGTGCCGTTTCAGGTTGTCGGTGTGCTGGCTCCCAAGGGCCAGTCGGCTCAGGGCTCGGATCAGGACGATGTGATTTTTATCCCCTTCACGACTGCGGAGCGGAAGGTGTTCGGCAGTCAGTTTCTGGGATCGGTCGGGGCCTTGTTTGCGTCCACGGAACAGAGCGCGGATTTGCCCGAGGCGGTCGATCAGATTCGGGAGGTCTTGCGGGCGCGACATCGTCTCCAGGGCGAGCAGGCGGACGATTTCACCATCCGGACGCAAGTCGATATCGGAAAGGTGCAGGAGAGCACGAGCCAGACGCTGACAGTCATGCTCTTTGCCATCGCGTCGGTCTCGCTGCTCGTCGGCGGGATCGGCATCATGAATATCCTGTTGGTGTCCGTGACGGAGCGGACGAGGGAAATCGGGGTCCGCATGGCGGTGGGGGCCAAGCGGCTGCACATTCTGATGCAGTTTCTGATCGAGGCGGTGACGCTGAGTCTGTTCGGCGGTGTCATCGGCGTAATCGTCGGCATTGTCGGCGCTCGACTGACCACAGTGATTGCGGGATGGCCGACCATCATCTCGTTCGATGCGATCATGACCGCTTTTGTGTTCTCGCTGGCCGTGGGACTATTTTTTGGACTCTATCCCGCCAACAAAGCCGCTCGACTCAATCCGATCGAAGCACTGCGCTACGAATAA
- a CDS encoding ABC transporter ATP-binding protein produces the protein MAPLIVCEDLWKIYRVGDVEVQALRGINLTIDRGEFVAVMGTSGSGKSTLMNILGCLDQPTRGLYQLDGLDVATAKPDLLAELRNRQIGFVFQSFNLIPRTSALENAQLPLFYRGLSIKEQRKQAAAALQRVGLAGREQHYPTQLSGGQQQRVAIARALVGAPSILFADEPTGNLDTASSREIMNILEELNREDGITIILVTHESDIAAYASRELVMKDGQITQDVRRAPHLTVVP, from the coding sequence ATGGCCCCGTTGATCGTCTGCGAAGACCTCTGGAAGATTTACCGTGTCGGCGACGTTGAGGTGCAGGCGCTACGGGGCATCAACCTCACCATCGATCGCGGTGAATTTGTGGCGGTGATGGGCACGTCAGGATCGGGCAAGTCGACCCTGATGAATATTCTCGGCTGTCTCGACCAACCCACGCGTGGTCTGTATCAGCTGGATGGTTTGGATGTGGCGACGGCAAAACCGGATCTCCTGGCCGAGCTTCGCAACCGGCAGATCGGCTTCGTATTCCAAAGCTTCAATCTGATTCCCCGGACCAGCGCGTTGGAGAACGCTCAATTGCCGCTGTTTTATCGGGGCCTCTCGATCAAGGAACAGCGAAAACAGGCTGCCGCAGCCCTGCAGCGAGTCGGATTGGCCGGTCGGGAGCAGCACTATCCAACCCAGCTCTCCGGAGGCCAGCAACAGCGTGTGGCTATTGCGCGGGCGCTGGTCGGGGCCCCCTCGATTCTTTTTGCCGACGAACCGACAGGCAACCTCGATACCGCATCGAGCCGGGAAATCATGAATATTCTCGAGGAACTCAACCGTGAAGATGGCATCACCATCATCCTGGTGACCCACGAATCGGATATCGCCGCCTACGCCTCCCGCGAACTGGTCATGAAGGACGGCCAGATCACCCAGGACGTACGGCGAGCCCCGCATCTGACCGTCGTGCCGTAG
- a CDS encoding efflux RND transporter periplasmic adaptor subunit has product MRRIGVIVGVLALGLAIAGYVFFNGERKAVVRYRTVPIERGTIVSLVTATGTINPITTIQVGSQVSGMIESLHADFNSKVTANQVVARIDPFPYQARRDQAVASLANAKAAFDKARIDLAQRRRELDRAKSLIGQQFISQNEVDVALTASEGAVAQLKVTEAAVKQAEAMLQAAELDLKYTVIRSPVDGVVISRLVEVGQRIAASFTIPMLFLIAEDVTKMQVDTNVSEADIGGIAEGKAASFTVDAYPGEQFQGRVRQVRNAPINIQNVVTYDVVVEFENPAFRLKPGMTANVSIVVAKKENILKVPNSALRFTPPKTVRDEQASGRPAKGEGGGRMSAGGTSDAAIRQLAIWKQGVDEALERVPVEMGISDGAYAEISSASINEGDQVIIGIDSPRGDRKSGELPPGFGGGQQRGGRRDRGM; this is encoded by the coding sequence ATGCGTCGGATCGGAGTCATCGTCGGAGTCCTTGCGCTGGGCCTTGCCATCGCCGGCTATGTGTTCTTCAACGGCGAGCGAAAGGCCGTTGTGCGCTATCGCACGGTTCCTATCGAACGGGGCACCATCGTCTCGCTGGTCACGGCGACGGGAACGATCAATCCCATCACCACGATTCAGGTCGGCAGTCAGGTGTCGGGCATGATCGAGAGCCTCCATGCCGATTTCAATTCCAAGGTCACGGCGAATCAGGTGGTGGCCCGTATCGATCCGTTCCCTTACCAGGCCAGACGCGATCAGGCGGTTGCGAGCCTGGCGAACGCCAAGGCGGCGTTCGATAAGGCCCGGATCGATCTGGCCCAACGGCGCCGTGAACTGGACCGGGCCAAGTCGCTGATCGGCCAGCAATTCATCTCGCAGAACGAAGTGGACGTCGCGTTGACCGCCTCAGAAGGCGCGGTGGCGCAGCTCAAAGTCACGGAGGCTGCCGTCAAGCAGGCGGAAGCGATGCTGCAGGCGGCCGAGTTGGATTTGAAGTATACGGTGATCCGTTCACCGGTCGACGGCGTGGTGATTTCGCGCCTCGTCGAGGTCGGGCAGCGGATCGCAGCCAGCTTTACCATCCCCATGCTGTTTTTGATCGCCGAAGATGTCACGAAGATGCAGGTCGATACCAACGTCAGCGAAGCCGACATCGGCGGGATCGCCGAGGGAAAAGCGGCCTCGTTCACAGTGGATGCCTATCCCGGGGAACAGTTTCAGGGTCGGGTGCGGCAGGTGAGAAATGCGCCGATCAACATCCAGAATGTGGTGACCTACGATGTTGTGGTCGAATTCGAGAACCCGGCGTTTCGCCTGAAGCCGGGCATGACGGCGAACGTCTCCATTGTCGTGGCGAAGAAAGAGAACATTCTCAAAGTGCCGAATTCGGCCCTGCGCTTTACCCCGCCCAAGACGGTGCGCGATGAACAGGCTTCGGGAAGACCAGCCAAGGGTGAGGGCGGCGGCCGTATGTCCGCAGGTGGGACATCCGACGCGGCGATCCGTCAGTTGGCCATTTGGAAGCAGGGGGTCGACGAGGCCTTGGAGCGAGTCCCTGTCGAGATGGGCATTTCAGACGGGGCCTACGCTGAAATCAGTTCGGCTTCGATCAATGAGGGGGACCAGGTCATCATCGGGATCGACTCTCCGCGTGGGGATCGCAAGAGCGGAGAACTTCCACCGGGCTTCGGAGGCGGACAACAGCGCGGCGGTCGGCGCGATCGGGGGATGTAG
- a CDS encoding undecaprenyl-diphosphate phosphatase encodes MMNWGPELAIILGIIEGLTEFLPVSSTGHLILVGHALGFTGDIASNVEISIQLGSILAIIAYERTKLASLASHAFREQRDFRSLVAARGNASWATLIQQSIQAQPNLWFVIGLGLAFLPAALVGFLAHKSIKTYLFSPTTVAISLIVGGIIILVVERMRDRVRVKELLQVTPRLAIWVGIAQCASLIPGMSRSGSTIVGGLLAGLDRRVATEYSFFLALPTMIIATIYQMLKSQAAFSQDDYVALGIGLVVSFAVAWAVIAAFLTYVQRHSLSVFAYYRMVLGVIVLLVVR; translated from the coding sequence ATGATGAACTGGGGCCCGGAGCTCGCGATCATTCTCGGCATCATCGAAGGACTGACGGAGTTTCTTCCCGTCTCCTCGACAGGCCATCTCATTCTCGTCGGGCACGCGCTTGGATTCACCGGAGACATCGCCTCGAACGTCGAGATCTCGATCCAGCTGGGATCGATTCTCGCCATCATCGCCTACGAACGCACCAAGCTGGCCTCGCTGGCCTCGCACGCATTCCGTGAGCAGCGTGACTTCCGGTCGCTCGTGGCCGCCCGAGGGAATGCCTCGTGGGCAACTCTCATTCAACAGTCCATTCAAGCCCAGCCCAATCTCTGGTTCGTCATCGGCCTGGGACTAGCCTTTTTACCCGCGGCACTCGTGGGATTCCTCGCCCATAAGTCGATCAAGACCTATCTTTTCTCGCCGACGACCGTGGCGATTTCGCTGATCGTCGGCGGCATCATCATCCTGGTGGTCGAACGCATGCGGGACCGCGTGCGCGTGAAGGAACTGCTCCAAGTCACCCCCCGCTTGGCGATCTGGGTCGGCATCGCCCAATGCGCCTCCCTGATTCCCGGCATGTCCCGTTCCGGATCCACGATTGTCGGCGGACTGCTGGCCGGCCTCGACCGTCGCGTCGCCACGGAATATTCCTTCTTCCTGGCACTCCCGACGATGATCATCGCGACCATCTATCAGATGCTGAAATCTCAAGCCGCCTTCAGCCAGGACGACTACGTCGCGCTTGGCATCGGCCTAGTGGTCTCGTTCGCCGTGGCCTGGGCCGTCATCGCCGCCTTTCTCACCTATGTGCAACGCCACAGCCTGAGCGTCTTCGCCTACTACCGTATGGTGTTGGGCGTCATCGTGCTGCTGGTCGTCCGCTAA
- a CDS encoding DUF2024 family protein: MANQMDSVHVYDTWVKGKNGKLHFDVMTTSQEKALVLAKQYLVGIGEPNAVITLKECQFCHSEPLVMFSEEQQRQFREQGGFIITMPV; encoded by the coding sequence ATGGCAAACCAAATGGACAGCGTCCACGTCTACGACACCTGGGTCAAAGGAAAGAACGGCAAACTCCACTTCGACGTGATGACCACAAGTCAGGAGAAGGCCCTCGTCCTCGCCAAGCAATATCTGGTGGGAATCGGTGAACCGAACGCGGTCATCACCCTTAAGGAATGCCAGTTCTGCCACAGTGAACCACTGGTCATGTTTTCGGAAGAGCAGCAGCGCCAGTTCCGGGAACAGGGCGGCTTCATCATTACGATGCCGGTCTGA
- the lspA gene encoding signal peptidase II: protein MSNSVRYLLLGLLSLAIVVLDQVTKLSVMESMRLHESIPVVSNFFSITYIRNPGAAFGFLSSSSSSFRFVFFGVTSIFAVGLLGTILVRMPKDDWMGRLSVAAILGGAIGNLLDRLRYGEVIDFLDFYFNAYHFPAFNVADSAITVGVAFLILHFALEKEPEAAPVIPENPPS, encoded by the coding sequence TTGAGCAACTCCGTCCGTTATTTGCTGCTCGGTCTGCTGAGTCTGGCGATTGTCGTACTGGATCAGGTCACTAAGCTCTCCGTCATGGAGTCCATGCGGCTCCATGAATCCATCCCGGTCGTGTCGAACTTCTTCAGCATCACGTACATCCGGAATCCCGGCGCGGCCTTCGGGTTTCTCTCCTCCAGCAGCAGCTCGTTCCGGTTCGTCTTTTTCGGTGTGACCTCGATCTTTGCCGTGGGCTTGCTGGGCACGATTCTGGTCCGCATGCCGAAGGATGATTGGATGGGGCGGCTGAGCGTGGCGGCGATTCTCGGCGGGGCGATCGGGAACTTACTGGACCGCTTGCGCTACGGGGAAGTGATCGACTTTCTGGACTTTTATTTCAACGCCTACCATTTTCCTGCGTTTAACGTCGCTGACTCGGCGATCACGGTCGGAGTGGCGTTTCTGATTCTGCACTTTGCGCTGGAAAAGGAGCCCGAGGCGGCGCCGGTTATTCCTGAAAATCCTCCCTCCTGA
- the ileS gene encoding isoleucine--tRNA ligase, whose amino-acid sequence MDYKATLNLPKTDFPMKANLPQREPEMLARWTQEKLYERIQESRQGFPRYVLHDGPPYANGRIHIGHALNKILKDIIVKSKTMSGFQVPYVPGWDCHGLPIEHQVLKELGDKKRDLDALAIRKLCKEYAEKYVAIQREEFQRLGVLGDWQQPYLTLNPAYEGTIIREFGRFVERGGVYKGLKPVLWCTQDQTALAEAEVEYDDHTSPSVYVKFPLVSPPAVLSKRFGGLAFPADVKSASVLIWTTTPWTLPANQAVCLHADIDYAFVQVGDELLVIAEKLVESVAKACSLPAYKVVGVKKGSEGFEGLEAQRPLTTGLSPLLLGDFVTLEQGTGCVHIAPGHGMEDYLLVLAHNAKASVGERLEILAPVDNGGKFTAAVPEFVGQHVFKANPKIVERLKENGRLLGHGSLNHSYPHCWRCKQPVIFRATEQWFVSMETNELRKEALAEIERVRWIPAYGRDRINGMIENRPDWCLSRQRVWGTPIPGFTCVKCGKVLAHPRVIDHVADLIGQHGTDYWFANQAAALLPAGTQCEGCGGTEFEKERDILDVWFESGVSYAAVLKSRQWYPADLYLEGSDQHRGWFHSALLAGVITDHQAPYKAVLTHGFVLDGAGRKMSKSAGNVVAPQDVIKQSGAEILRLWVSAQDYREDLRISQEILNHLIEAYRKIRNTCRFLLSNLYDFDPAQHRVPFEQLPELDRWALMRLGDLVPRVRKGYDEFEFHTIFHALNNFCSVDLSAVYLDILKDRLYTFRKDSPLRRGSQTVLFDILVALTKLMAPVLSFTAEEIWRMLPESVRTDSKADSVHLAMFPEVDPRWSDPALVGRWERLLAYRERIQLFLEKLRRDKSIGASLEAEVTVNAAPEAYEFLKTYEGLLPSLVIVSHVELEQHRPAQAGEAWPNDIDVTVTPSKHPKCERCWNYRAAVGSFPDHPTLCDRCVEAVR is encoded by the coding sequence ATGGACTATAAAGCGACCCTCAACTTGCCGAAGACCGATTTCCCGATGAAGGCGAATCTGCCGCAGCGGGAGCCGGAGATGCTCGCCCGATGGACGCAGGAAAAGCTGTACGAACGTATCCAGGAGTCCCGCCAGGGGTTTCCGCGTTACGTGCTGCACGACGGACCACCCTATGCGAACGGCCGCATCCACATCGGCCACGCGCTGAACAAGATTCTGAAAGACATCATCGTCAAATCGAAAACGATGTCGGGGTTTCAGGTCCCTTACGTGCCGGGATGGGATTGTCACGGCCTGCCGATCGAACATCAGGTGTTGAAGGAACTGGGCGATAAGAAGCGTGACCTGGACGCCCTCGCGATCCGCAAGCTCTGTAAGGAGTATGCGGAGAAATATGTCGCGATCCAGCGGGAGGAGTTTCAACGGCTGGGTGTGCTCGGCGACTGGCAACAGCCTTACCTGACGCTGAATCCCGCCTATGAAGGCACGATCATCCGCGAGTTCGGGCGCTTCGTGGAGCGGGGCGGGGTCTACAAGGGACTGAAGCCTGTCTTGTGGTGCACACAGGACCAGACGGCGTTGGCCGAAGCGGAAGTCGAATACGACGATCACACGTCGCCGTCGGTCTATGTGAAGTTTCCGCTGGTGAGTCCCCCGGCTGTCTTGAGCAAGAGGTTCGGCGGGCTTGCATTCCCTGCCGATGTGAAGAGTGCCTCCGTCTTGATCTGGACGACCACCCCTTGGACCCTGCCGGCCAACCAGGCCGTCTGTCTGCATGCGGACATCGACTATGCGTTTGTGCAGGTCGGCGACGAGCTGCTCGTCATCGCTGAAAAGTTGGTGGAGTCGGTGGCGAAGGCCTGCAGTCTCCCGGCCTACAAGGTCGTGGGCGTCAAGAAGGGATCAGAGGGATTTGAAGGCTTGGAGGCCCAGCGTCCCCTGACCACCGGCCTTTCGCCGCTGCTCCTGGGCGACTTCGTCACGTTGGAACAGGGAACGGGCTGCGTGCACATCGCGCCGGGCCACGGCATGGAAGACTACCTGCTGGTGCTGGCCCACAATGCCAAGGCCAGCGTCGGTGAGCGGCTGGAAATCCTGGCGCCGGTCGATAACGGCGGGAAGTTCACGGCCGCGGTTCCTGAGTTTGTCGGGCAGCATGTCTTCAAAGCCAATCCCAAAATCGTGGAACGCCTCAAAGAGAACGGGCGGTTGCTCGGTCACGGATCGCTCAATCACTCCTATCCCCATTGCTGGCGTTGCAAGCAGCCGGTCATCTTTCGCGCGACCGAACAGTGGTTTGTCTCGATGGAGACGAATGAACTGCGGAAGGAAGCGTTGGCGGAGATTGAACGGGTGCGCTGGATTCCGGCCTATGGGCGCGACCGGATCAACGGAATGATCGAAAACCGGCCTGATTGGTGCCTCTCGCGTCAACGCGTCTGGGGTACGCCGATCCCGGGTTTTACCTGCGTAAAATGCGGCAAGGTGTTAGCGCATCCGCGGGTGATCGATCATGTCGCCGATTTGATCGGCCAACATGGGACCGACTATTGGTTTGCCAACCAGGCTGCCGCGTTGCTGCCTGCCGGGACTCAATGCGAAGGCTGCGGCGGAACGGAATTTGAAAAGGAACGCGACATTCTTGACGTGTGGTTCGAGTCCGGTGTGAGTTATGCCGCTGTGCTCAAGTCCCGGCAGTGGTATCCGGCGGATTTGTATCTCGAAGGCTCCGACCAGCATCGTGGCTGGTTCCACAGCGCCTTGCTGGCGGGAGTCATTACCGATCATCAAGCGCCGTACAAGGCCGTGCTCACGCACGGATTCGTGTTGGACGGGGCCGGGCGGAAGATGTCGAAGTCGGCGGGCAATGTCGTGGCGCCACAGGATGTGATCAAGCAATCGGGCGCGGAGATCCTTCGCCTCTGGGTGTCGGCCCAGGACTATCGTGAGGATCTGCGGATTTCCCAGGAGATTCTGAACCATCTCATCGAGGCCTACCGGAAGATCCGCAATACCTGCCGATTCCTGCTGAGCAATCTGTACGACTTCGATCCGGCGCAGCACCGTGTGCCGTTCGAGCAGTTGCCTGAACTGGATCGTTGGGCATTGATGCGGTTAGGCGACCTGGTTCCGCGCGTGCGCAAGGGCTACGACGAATTCGAGTTTCATACGATCTTTCATGCGTTGAACAACTTCTGTTCCGTGGATTTGAGCGCGGTCTATCTCGATATCCTGAAAGACCGGCTCTATACCTTCCGCAAAGACTCGCCGTTGCGGCGCGGCTCTCAGACCGTCTTGTTCGACATTCTGGTGGCCCTCACCAAGTTGATGGCGCCGGTGCTGAGTTTTACGGCGGAAGAAATCTGGCGGATGTTGCCGGAGTCGGTGCGGACGGATTCGAAGGCCGACAGCGTGCATCTGGCCATGTTTCCGGAAGTCGATCCGCGCTGGAGCGACCCGGCCTTAGTCGGGCGGTGGGAGCGATTGTTGGCTTATCGTGAGAGGATACAATTGTTTCTGGAAAAACTGAGACGCGATAAGTCGATCGGAGCCTCTCTGGAGGCTGAGGTAACCGTGAATGCTGCGCCAGAAGCCTATGAATTCTTGAAAACCTATGAGGGGCTTCTGCCATCTCTTGTGATCGTGTCCCACGTAGAGTTGGAACAACACCGCCCGGCACAAGCAGGGGAGGCCTGGCCTAATGATATTGATGTGACCGTTACACCAAGTAAGCATCCCAAGTGCGAACGTTGCTGGAATTATCGTGCGGCCGTGGGAAGCTTCCCCGACCATCCGACCCTCTGCGACCGTTGCGTTGAGGCGGTCCGTTGA
- the nadA gene encoding quinolinate synthase NadA, producing the protein MKTVATLPRPITDYQSLSAEELFERTRAAKRTLGDRVMILGHNYQRDEVIQHADFRGDSLILAQVAEQRSDRPYVVFCGVHFMAETRSNQTVILPDMAAGCSMADMAAIEQVEQCWDALGRVVPVEEMVMPAVYVNSAAILKAFCGEHGGLTCTSSNARKVIEWSWARREKILFFPDEHLGRNTANKMGIPREQMIVWDPFMPRGGNSVEAIKRAKLILWKGHCSVHQMFQPSHVDYFRKQYPDVKVIVHPECHEDVVNKADLVGSTEYIIRTITAAPAGTTWAVGTELNLVNRLKHEQTDKKVFFLSSTVCQCATMYRIDAPHLCWALENLADGHVVNRIVVPDDEKQWAKVALDRMMALS; encoded by the coding sequence GTGAAAACGGTCGCCACGCTTCCCCGTCCCATTACCGACTATCAATCCTTGTCTGCCGAAGAACTCTTCGAACGGACCCGTGCGGCCAAACGGACGCTCGGCGACCGGGTGATGATCCTCGGCCATAATTATCAACGCGATGAAGTGATTCAGCATGCCGATTTTCGCGGCGACTCCCTGATTCTCGCGCAGGTGGCCGAGCAGCGGTCCGATCGGCCCTATGTCGTGTTTTGCGGCGTGCACTTTATGGCGGAAACCCGCTCCAACCAGACGGTCATTCTTCCCGACATGGCGGCGGGCTGCTCCATGGCTGATATGGCGGCGATTGAGCAGGTCGAACAGTGCTGGGATGCGCTCGGGCGGGTGGTGCCGGTGGAAGAGATGGTCATGCCGGCGGTCTATGTGAATTCAGCCGCGATCTTGAAGGCGTTCTGTGGCGAACATGGCGGGCTGACCTGCACCTCGTCGAACGCGCGGAAGGTCATCGAATGGAGCTGGGCGCGGCGCGAGAAGATCCTGTTTTTCCCCGACGAACACCTGGGGCGCAATACGGCCAACAAGATGGGCATTCCCCGCGAGCAGATGATTGTCTGGGATCCCTTCATGCCGCGAGGCGGCAATTCGGTGGAGGCGATCAAGCGGGCGAAGCTGATTCTGTGGAAGGGCCATTGCAGCGTGCACCAGATGTTTCAGCCGTCGCACGTGGACTATTTCCGCAAGCAGTACCCGGACGTGAAGGTCATCGTCCATCCCGAATGCCATGAGGATGTGGTGAACAAGGCCGACCTGGTCGGTTCGACGGAGTACATCATCCGCACCATTACGGCGGCGCCGGCGGGCACCACCTGGGCGGTTGGTACCGAACTGAACCTGGTCAATCGCCTGAAGCACGAGCAGACCGACAAGAAGGTGTTTTTCCTCTCCTCGACCGTCTGCCAATGCGCGACCATGTACCGGATCGATGCCCCGCATCTCTGCTGGGCGCTGGAAAACCTTGCCGACGGCCATGTCGTGAACCGGATTGTGGTCCCGGATGACGAAAAGCAGTGGGCGAAGGTGGCGCTTGACCGCATGATGGCGCTCAGCTAG
- a CDS encoding type II toxin-antitoxin system RelE/ParE family toxin, with protein MPGLSYVFHPAAVEEAQAARQWYKARSQSAADSFLAELDRGIEAVSLAPERWPLFVHGTRRYLFHRFPFQLVYRVVNDWWPLLMAAAGQDIGNFANEESLLSRPLRLISLTSS; from the coding sequence ATGCCGGGATTATCTTATGTTTTTCATCCCGCCGCCGTTGAGGAAGCCCAGGCTGCTCGGCAATGGTATAAGGCCAGAAGCCAGTCTGCTGCGGATTCGTTTCTGGCCGAACTTGACCGCGGCATCGAAGCCGTCTCTCTTGCTCCCGAACGCTGGCCGCTGTTTGTACACGGAACTCGCCGTTATCTCTTTCATCGGTTTCCCTTCCAGTTGGTCTACCGGGTCGTGAATGACTGGTGGCCCTTGCTCATGGCCGCCGCCGGCCAGGATATTGGAAACTTCGCTAACGAAGAGAGCCTGCTTTCGCGGCCCCTTCGACTCATCTCCCTAACCTCTTCCTAG
- a CDS encoding addiction module protein, producing MGSDASKLLEAALKLPPEVRAAMAGSLLDSLDTTVDADAETDWEQEIARRLKELNSSHPHLVSWSDARRKILGL from the coding sequence ATGGGCTCTGATGCGTCCAAATTGTTAGAGGCGGCCCTGAAGCTTCCGCCCGAGGTCCGTGCGGCGATGGCGGGCTCCTTGCTGGACAGCCTGGATACGACTGTTGATGCAGATGCCGAAACGGACTGGGAGCAGGAAATCGCCCGCCGCCTCAAGGAGCTCAATTCGTCTCACCCCCATCTCGTTTCCTGGAGCGATGCCCGCCGAAAGATACTCGGCCTCTGA
- a CDS encoding GTP pyrophosphokinase family protein, translating into MGNAEDKYEKMLPFMDAASKELGKLLTEALSNLGDPHLVRARVDSRRIKTLASLKRKAGEHSWTVENALDKAIDLVGFRVVCNNLQDVERAASVLASSLKTKGIPVTIQDLIKNPTRTGYRASHLRIRFSVEIAGEKRTIGCEVQIRSLLQHAWAELSRADVYTKETELAPSLVRSMERLAQQIHVADQIANDIREEIARPHEGKPPKDGSDLTGSSIAFLYQQAFGAQPPDYVIQSALNEFKGTPVRADGLALILKDSDFLRKLGSHYEGSFGWEPTTEQIFRWAVYAAAHGINSALQLVAEEGLADREEIDSAFIGEVESELPQTWQDLVERIEHTEKDDDPQHDILRWAETYGALGECAICATKIVHTDSLTEVLVEHYGLEGDEADEAAEDIEHALFDSGVETGDLQDRSLCFYHGDVMRRDD; encoded by the coding sequence ATGGGAAATGCCGAGGACAAATACGAGAAGATGCTGCCTTTCATGGATGCAGCCTCAAAAGAACTTGGGAAGCTCCTAACAGAAGCTCTAAGCAACCTTGGTGATCCTCACCTTGTGCGTGCCCGAGTGGATTCACGCAGAATAAAAACGCTCGCTTCCCTTAAAAGAAAGGCTGGGGAACACTCCTGGACTGTCGAGAACGCTCTTGATAAAGCAATAGACTTAGTTGGGTTCCGAGTAGTCTGCAACAACCTTCAAGATGTTGAGCGAGCCGCCAGTGTACTGGCCAGCTCGCTTAAGACGAAAGGCATTCCCGTCACCATCCAAGATTTGATCAAGAATCCTACCAGGACTGGGTACCGCGCAAGTCACCTTCGAATACGGTTTTCTGTAGAGATTGCTGGCGAAAAGAGAACCATAGGGTGCGAAGTGCAAATTAGGTCCCTCCTGCAGCACGCCTGGGCTGAGTTGTCTCGCGCTGATGTTTACACTAAGGAGACCGAGCTAGCACCTTCGTTAGTGCGATCAATGGAGCGGCTTGCACAGCAAATCCATGTCGCCGACCAGATTGCCAACGACATCCGGGAAGAAATCGCACGTCCTCATGAAGGGAAGCCACCAAAAGATGGATCTGATCTCACAGGATCGTCTATCGCATTCTTGTATCAACAAGCATTCGGTGCGCAGCCTCCGGATTACGTCATCCAGTCAGCACTTAACGAATTCAAAGGCACACCCGTTCGGGCTGATGGCTTGGCCTTAATTCTTAAGGATAGCGACTTCCTTAGGAAGCTAGGTTCACACTATGAAGGTTCCTTCGGCTGGGAGCCCACGACGGAGCAAATTTTCCGGTGGGCCGTTTACGCCGCAGCTCACGGCATAAATTCAGCATTGCAACTCGTAGCGGAGGAAGGATTGGCGGACCGAGAGGAGATCGACTCCGCTTTTATTGGCGAAGTCGAGTCAGAGCTTCCCCAGACGTGGCAGGATCTCGTCGAGAGAATCGAGCACACAGAGAAAGACGATGACCCGCAGCATGATATCCTCCGATGGGCAGAAACATATGGCGCTCTCGGTGAATGCGCCATATGCGCTACGAAGATCGTGCACACGGACTCGCTCACGGAAGTGCTCGTAGAGCATTACGGTCTGGAAGGCGACGAAGCCGACGAGGCTGCCGAGGATATCGAACATGCGCTATTTGATAGCGGTGTCGAGACTGGAGACCTCCAAGACAGAAGTCTCTGTTTTTACCACGGAGATGTGATGAGACGAGACGACTAG